A window from Streptomyces subrutilus encodes these proteins:
- a CDS encoding bifunctional DNA primase/polymerase has product MEETIGVTETAPIPKQRGEQLLDHAVRYAEERHWDVFAGTWLESGDGREVCSCGAVDCPAPGAHPAVKDWAALATGSAVQVRRVWTKTPEASILMPTGRTFDAVDLPDSAGFLALARLERMQRTLGPVALTPDHRMLFFVLPGAGAKVPDLVRKLGWIPSALDLEVRGEGGYVAAPPTRFGGRGSVQWARRPTPANRWLPDAEELIDALAYACGREAAAERARGGA; this is encoded by the coding sequence GTGGAAGAGACCATCGGAGTAACGGAGACCGCACCCATCCCCAAGCAGCGCGGCGAGCAGCTGCTGGACCATGCCGTGCGGTACGCGGAAGAACGGCACTGGGATGTCTTCGCCGGCACCTGGCTGGAGTCGGGGGACGGCCGGGAGGTGTGCTCCTGCGGCGCGGTGGACTGCCCGGCACCCGGCGCGCATCCGGCGGTGAAGGACTGGGCGGCGCTGGCCACGGGCAGTGCGGTGCAGGTGCGGCGGGTGTGGACGAAGACCCCGGAGGCCTCGATCCTGATGCCGACGGGCCGTACGTTCGACGCGGTGGACCTGCCGGACTCCGCCGGGTTCCTGGCGCTGGCCCGGCTGGAGCGGATGCAGCGCACGCTGGGGCCGGTCGCCCTGACCCCCGACCACCGGATGCTGTTCTTCGTGCTGCCGGGCGCCGGGGCGAAGGTGCCCGACCTGGTACGGAAGCTGGGCTGGATCCCGTCCGCGCTCGATCTGGAGGTGCGCGGCGAGGGCGGGTACGTGGCGGCGCCGCCCACCCGCTTCGGCGGCCGGGGCTCGGTGCAGTGGGCGCGGCGGCCCACGCCGGCCAACCGGTGGCTGCCGGACGCGGAGGAGCTGATCGACGCGCTGGCGTACGCGTGCGGGCGGGAGGCGGCGGCGGAGCGGGCCCGCGGCGGGGCGTGA
- a CDS encoding ABC transporter substrate-binding protein, producing MTDRQRAAFLSRTLLATAMGACLAAGCGVVPGGPGGSGDTLTVMTFAPEGTQATNMPGMPAMARAYERWVNSKGGINGHKLRVLTCNERNTPTGAADCARKAITEKAVAVVGSYSQHGRAFMAPLEAEGIPFIGGYGVSAEEFQSTLSYPVNGGQPVLLAGAGHQLGRTCSQVALVRPDTPAGDSLPILLNAGLRANKAGDASDIRAAEDSADFAVQARDALAAATGGTGGKDAKDPKDAKEKGCVTAVLGERTETFFDAFRRADTQHRNPQISSVLGSVGQSLVDRTGGRDSPFEGALVTSWYPVSTDPAWAPMRSVISDFAFGDDDVDPDDSGTQTTWIAYTVLNEIVGRFKAGDEITGRKVARMLNQSAAVPTGGLTPDLGWRYADMRAVGGFPRMVNGRVAFQVVQAGRLVAQPGEQSMDMTPTLEQAPRAA from the coding sequence ATGACCGATCGGCAACGCGCAGCATTCCTCTCCCGCACGCTCCTGGCCACGGCGATGGGTGCCTGTCTCGCCGCCGGCTGCGGGGTGGTCCCCGGAGGCCCGGGGGGCTCCGGGGACACCCTCACCGTCATGACCTTCGCGCCCGAGGGCACCCAGGCGACGAACATGCCCGGCATGCCCGCCATGGCCCGCGCCTACGAACGGTGGGTGAACTCCAAGGGCGGCATCAACGGCCACAAGCTGCGCGTGCTCACCTGCAACGAGCGCAACACCCCCACCGGCGCCGCCGACTGCGCCCGCAAGGCCATCACCGAGAAGGCCGTCGCCGTCGTCGGCTCCTACAGCCAGCACGGCCGCGCCTTCATGGCCCCGCTGGAGGCCGAGGGCATCCCCTTCATCGGCGGGTACGGGGTCTCCGCCGAGGAGTTCCAGTCGACGCTGTCCTACCCCGTCAACGGCGGCCAGCCGGTCCTCCTCGCCGGCGCCGGCCACCAGCTCGGCCGCACCTGCTCCCAGGTCGCGCTGGTGCGCCCCGACACGCCCGCGGGCGACTCGCTGCCGATCCTGCTCAACGCCGGGCTGCGCGCCAACAAGGCGGGCGACGCCTCCGACATCCGGGCCGCCGAGGACTCCGCCGACTTCGCCGTCCAGGCCCGCGACGCCCTGGCGGCCGCGACCGGCGGCACCGGCGGGAAGGACGCCAAGGACCCGAAGGACGCCAAGGAGAAGGGGTGCGTGACGGCGGTGCTCGGCGAGCGGACGGAGACCTTCTTCGACGCCTTCCGGCGGGCCGACACCCAGCACCGCAACCCGCAGATCTCCTCGGTCCTGGGCAGCGTCGGCCAGTCCCTGGTCGACCGCACCGGCGGCCGGGACAGCCCCTTCGAGGGCGCCCTGGTCACCAGCTGGTACCCGGTGTCCACCGACCCCGCCTGGGCGCCCATGCGCTCGGTGATCTCCGACTTCGCCTTCGGCGACGACGACGTCGACCCCGACGACAGCGGCACCCAGACCACCTGGATCGCGTACACCGTGCTGAACGAGATCGTGGGCCGGTTCAAGGCGGGCGACGAGATCACCGGCCGCAAGGTCGCGCGGATGCTCAACCAGTCGGCGGCCGTGCCCACCGGCGGCCTCACCCCCGACCTCGGCTGGCGCTACGCGGACATGCGCGCCGTCGGCGGCTTCCCCCGCATGGTCAACGGCCGGGTCGCCTTCCAGGTCGTCCAGGCCGGCCGGCTCGTCGCCCAGCCGGGCGAGCAGTCGATGGACATGACGCCCACGCTGGAGCAGGCCCCCCGGGCGGCCTGA
- a CDS encoding transcriptional regulator, with protein MAARPLVARQPNERLQALIQEAGCSNAGLARRVNMCGAEHGLDLRYDKTSVARWLRGQQPRGRAPGIIAEALGRKLGRTVTIDEIGMANGKNLASGIGLQFSPTVVGAIEQVCELWRSDVGRRDFLAGSSVAASALVEPSRDWLITGADSQVARSGGSRVGASDVEAVRATTEALKELDHRFGSGHVRPVVVHYLNSVVSGLIGGSYREPVGRALFAAVARLTELAGYMAVDTGQPGLAQRYYIQALRLAQAAGDRAYGGYVLAASMSHLAAELGNPREIAQLARAAQEGTRGQVTPRVEAMFYAAEARGHALLGDTRATTVLAGRAVTALERAEPESGDDPVWIRHFDQAYLADELAHCHRDLGQADAGARRAQEALRGLPEGKERRRAIGLLLLAAAQVQQREVEEACQTAARAADLLAGLRSTRGAEYLDDFRSRLEPYREEPAVREFGARLEAHAAQVA; from the coding sequence ATGGCAGCCAGGCCTCTCGTCGCCCGCCAGCCGAACGAACGGCTGCAGGCGCTCATCCAGGAAGCCGGGTGCTCCAATGCCGGGCTCGCCCGGCGCGTGAACATGTGCGGGGCCGAACACGGCCTGGACCTGCGCTACGACAAGACCTCCGTCGCCCGCTGGCTGCGCGGCCAGCAGCCGCGCGGCCGGGCACCGGGCATCATCGCCGAGGCCCTCGGGCGCAAACTCGGCCGGACCGTCACCATCGACGAGATCGGCATGGCCAACGGCAAGAACCTCGCCTCCGGCATCGGCCTCCAGTTCTCCCCGACCGTCGTCGGCGCCATCGAACAGGTCTGCGAGCTGTGGCGCAGCGACGTCGGCCGCCGCGACTTCCTCGCCGGGTCGAGCGTGGCCGCGTCCGCGCTCGTCGAACCGAGCCGCGACTGGCTGATCACCGGCGCCGACAGCCAGGTGGCCCGCAGCGGCGGCTCCCGCGTCGGCGCGTCCGACGTCGAGGCCGTACGGGCCACCACCGAGGCCCTCAAGGAACTCGACCACCGCTTCGGCAGCGGGCACGTGCGGCCCGTGGTCGTGCACTACCTCAACTCCGTGGTGTCCGGGCTGATCGGCGGCTCGTACCGGGAACCGGTCGGCCGGGCCCTGTTCGCGGCCGTCGCCCGGCTGACGGAACTCGCCGGCTACATGGCCGTGGACACCGGCCAGCCCGGCCTGGCCCAGCGCTACTACATCCAGGCCCTGCGCCTCGCCCAGGCGGCCGGCGACCGGGCGTACGGCGGGTACGTGCTGGCCGCGTCCATGAGCCACCTCGCCGCCGAGCTGGGCAACCCGCGGGAGATCGCCCAACTGGCGCGGGCCGCCCAGGAGGGCACGCGCGGCCAGGTCACCCCGAGGGTGGAGGCGATGTTCTACGCGGCCGAGGCGCGCGGCCACGCGCTGCTCGGGGACACCCGGGCCACGACCGTCCTGGCGGGGCGCGCGGTGACCGCGCTGGAGCGGGCCGAGCCGGAGTCGGGCGACGACCCGGTCTGGATCCGCCACTTCGACCAGGCCTACCTCGCCGACGAACTGGCCCACTGCCACCGGGACCTCGGCCAGGCGGATGCGGGGGCGCGGCGCGCGCAGGAGGCGCTGCGCGGGCTGCCGGAGGGCAAGGAGCGCCGCCGGGCGATCGGCCTGCTGCTGCTGGCGGCGGCGCAGGTCCAGCAGCGGGAGGTGGAGGAGGCCTGCCAGACGGCCGCCCGGGCGGCGGACCTGTTGGCGGGGCTGCGCTCGACCCGCGGTGCGGAGTACCTGGACGACTTCCGCTCCCGGCTGGAGCCCTACCGCGAGGAGCCCGCGGTCCGCGAGTTCGGCGCCCGCCTGGAGGCCCATGCGGCCCAGGTCGCCTAG